From Dechloromonas sp. A34:
TCGACGTCACGGATTGGATCGCCATACGACCTCCTTGGCAAGAAAACGGCTCGTGCTTTGAATCTACACCATCCCGGCTATTTTTCCAGAGCCAATTGCCCCAGTCGATGCGAGTTGAAACCCTTTGAGGCCGCCACTCCGCCGTGCCATGAGATCGACCGCTGGGGCACAACAGATTGTCAATTGGGGCTTTGACGCCAGATGAACTAGCATGAAAAGGTGAAGTGCGAATCCATACACCATGTCCCTGATCGTCACCCTTCGCGTCCCGGTCATCCTCGCGATGATTGTGCTGGCCGGTTGTGCCACGCCCGAGCGAGCCCCCGAATTGGTGCCGCCGCCCCCGGTTGCGGCGAGTACCTGGCGCCAGGTCGATAGCGACATTGGCGCCGGGTCACGGGCGGCGACCAGCGCTGCCCGGAGTTTCGCCTATAGCCAGATGGAGAACTGGAAGCAGCTGGCCAGCCAAAGAGCCGAGGCGGATTTCATTCCCTGGTTCTCCAGTTACTGGACCCAGCAATGGCTGACCGCCAAGGTTGCCTGGTACAACCTGAGCTCCGGGGATACGACCGATCCGCCGGTTAACCGACTGGCCGCCTATTTGCAGGAGCAATACCATGACCGCGTACTGGCTCCGGTCGCCGAGGAAGTCGATCCCGAAACGATCAGGGCACAGGCGACCAAACTCTACATTCGGCATTTGAGCGAGCAAGTTCAGCCCATCGCGCAGCGTTACGGCGTCCCTCAGGATCAGTTCGAACGGCGGCTCCAGGACATACCGGCCATTGCCCTCGCCCCGCCAGCGGCCCATAACGCTTCCCTTTACCAGATTGTCTATAGCGAACCGATCGACAACCTGCCGGCTTATGCTGCCTTGCTCCGACAAGCCCGCGAAGCCGCGGCGAATGCCGGGGCCGGGCTGTCGAAGAAACGGATCTCGCCGGTCGCCAAGCAGGTCAGCGAGAAACTGATGGATCGGCTGGCGATCAGCGGCGGGGCGAGCGCCGCGTCGGCTCTGGTCGGCGGCATCGCCGGCACGGTGATTTCCCTTGGCGCGGCCGGCATCGGCGTCATGCTGCACGAGGCAGGGCGCGCGGAAATCGAGTCACAGCTTCGCGAAACCCTAAACGCCGCGATGGACGACATGTGGCACATTTTGATGGACGACCCCAACACCGGGATGATGGCGGGAATCTATTACCTTTCCGAGCAGATCGAAAAAAGCACGCCGCAAACCTTTACGCAACCGGTCGAGCCCGCGAGGCAAGCGCTAGAAACACTCTTGCCCGACGAGTCGCCGGCACAGGAGCAAACAGGCAATGACGAAGCGCCCGACGAGAATGGCGCAGGCAAGGAATAGGCAGTGATCCCTTCGGCTTGGCTCGAACCTTCGTAAACCCTAGCGCCGAGGATCGTCCACGGTGCCGTAACGGCGCGCCGCATCAACCGCCAGGCCGGCCCCGATGCTGCCGAAAAGGTCGCCCTCGACGACCCGCGCCTGCGGCAGCAATGCCGCGATGCGCCGGCGCAGCAGCGGGATGCCACTCGAGCCGCCGGTGAAGAAAATGGTGTCGATGCCGGTCGCGGCCAGACCCGCCGTGGGCAGCAGCCGGGCGACCGCAGTTTCGACCTGATCGACGAGCATTTCCGTGGCCAGATCGAACTCGGCGCGCGTAAGCAGCTTTTGCTCGTCGGGGGCAAAACGTTCGAGCGACAGGACGGCCGTATCGCCATCGGAGAGATCAATCTTGGCCTGTTCGACCTGATGCGCCAGCCAGTGGCCGGCGCGCTCGCGGATCAGGGCAAGCAGCCGGTTCAGGCGTTCCGGCTCCATGGCGTCGAGGACGAGGCGCTGCTGGTCGGCCCATACCGGGCGGGCGTAGGCGAAGTTGATGGTGTGCCAGGTAGCGAGATTGAAATAAACGCTGGCCGGCATTTCACGCCCGCTTTTCAGGCGGCTGCGGTGGCCGAGCAGGGGCATGACCGCGGCCAGGCTCAGGTGCTTGTCGAAATCGGTGCCGCCAATATGGATGCCGCCATTGGCCAGCACGTCGCTCCAGCGTTCCGCCGCCTTGAGCCGCTCCGGGGCGAGGCGGACGATGGAAAAATCGGAAGTACCGCCGCCAATGTCGGCGACCAGCACCACCTCCTCGCGGGCCAGGGTGGTTTCGTAATGAAAGGCGGCGGCGATCGGTTCGTACTGGAAACTCACCTCCCTGAAGCCGATGGCGCGGGCGATCCCGGCCAGCGTATCTTCGGCGACGCGGTCGGCCGCCGAATCGTCATCGACAAAAAACACCGGCCGCCCGAAAACCGCCTGCTCGAAGGCGCGTTCGCCCCGCGCTTCGGCGCGCGCCTTCAAGCTGGCGATGAAGCGGGTGAGCAGGTCGCGAAAGCCGATGACGCTGCCTTGAACTTCGGTGCGCCCGTCGATCAGGCTGCTGCCGAGCAGGCTCTTCAGCGAACGCATCAGCCGCCCCTCGTAGCCGTCGAGATATTCGCGCAGCCCGGCCCGGCCGAAACTGACCGAGTTCTCCTCGGCATTGAAAAAGACCACCGAGGGCAGCGTCGGCTTGCCGTCTTCCAGCGCCAGCAAGGTCGGCAGCCCCGGCCGCAACCAGCCGACGGTGGAATTGGAGGTGCCGAAATCGATACCGCAGGCGCGGGCGGGAGAAGAGTGAGACATCGCTAGGCTTTGCGGGAGGGGGCGCGATGCTACGCGGGGCCGACGATGCTGTCCACAACCAAGCACGGCCGGATGACGCCGCGAGCGCCGGCAACTTGGTTTATCCTTTGCCGCCACGGCGACCGCGACGAGCCCGCCCCGACCGAACGGGCGGGATCGTTTGCGCCGGCCATTGCAAACAATTCAACAACCCAGCCAAGGAATCTCTCCATGCGTGTTTTGCCCCTGACCATCCTAGCCGCCATCCTGTCCATTTCCGCCACCGCCCAGGCCGCACCGAATGTCGAAACCCTGCCCTCCGGCGTGCGTGTCGAGCACGTGACGCCGGGCACCGGCGCCTCGCCGTCGGCGACCAGCAACGTGACCGTGCATTACCGCGGCACCCTGCTCAACGGCACCGAGTTCGACAGCTCGTTCAAGCGCAACCAGCCCGCCACCTTCGGCCTCAACCAGGTCATTCCCTGCTGGACCCAAGGCGTGCAGAAGATGAAGGTCGGCGGCACCGCCAAGCTCACCTGCCCTTCCGAAACTGCCTACGGCTCGCGCGACCTTGGCAAGATTCCGCCGAACAGCGTACTGAATTTCGAAATCCAGCTCCTCGACAGCAAGTGAGTCTGTATTCCCGGTGTTTGCCAGATTGGCGCCACATCGGGAATCGAATCGATACCCAGGCGGTATCAAAATCAACACAAATTTGTATTGGACAGTATGAAACACCTTCCGACATAGTTGCTTTCCGTGTCGGGGTGAGCCAAACCAAAATAACCATTCTCTCCCGCGCGAACGGCACTTCATGGCGGCATGCCGCTCCCCACCGTCGAATAATCAACCGGACACAGCTCGCGCATGGATATCCCTTTCAACCGCTTCAAGGCGGATCTGCTGAATGACCAGATGCTGCTCGGACTGTGGCTCGGGCTGGGCGAGACCTTCAGTGCCGAAATCTGCGCCGGCGCCGGGTTCGACTGGCTGCTGATCGACGGCGAACACGGCCCGAACGATCTGCGCAGCATCCTGGCGCAGCTCCAGGCCATCGAGCCCTACCCTTCGCAAGCCATCGTCCGCCCGCCGCAGGGCGACCACGTGCTGATCAAGCAACTGCTGGAAACCGGCATCCAGACGCTGCTCATCCCGATGGTCGAGACAGCCGAACAAGCCGTCGGCCTGGTCCAGGCGATGCGCTATCCGCCGGCCGGCATCCGCGGCGTCGGCGCCGCCCTGGCCCGGGCCTCACGCTGGGGAAGAATCCAGGATTACAGCGCCCAGGCCAACGACCAGATGTGCCTGCTGCTCCAGGTGGAGACCAAGCAGGGCTACGACAATCTCGAGACCATCCTGGCCGTCGATGGCGTCGACGGCATTTTCTTCGGCGCCGCCGATCTGGCCGCCTCCTACGGCCTGCTCGGGCAATCGAATCACCCCAGCATCGTCGAGGCGATCGAGGCTGGGCTGCGCAAAGTTCGGGCGGCGGGGAAAAGCGGCGGCGTCCTGTGCGGCGACAAGGCCATCGTGCACCGCTACTTCGCGGCCGGCGCCCGCTTCATTGCCGTGGGCGTCGACGCCCTGCTGCTGGCGGCGGCAACCAGCGAACTGCGCCGGGAATACAAACCGGGCGCGGAGGAGAAAAGCGTCACCGGCTATTGAGCGGATCGGGGCAGACGAGGCGATAATTTGATTTTTGATGGTCGCCTCCCGTGCGGTGCGACGGCGAACCCGACAGCAAAGGATGGAGCATGGACAAGGCCCTGAAAACGACGCCGGACGGAAGCATTCGGCTGGTCGCGCCGAACGTCCAGACCCAGCACCGCTTTCCCGATCTCGCCGATCTTGCCGACCGGCTGCGTTTCGTCCCCGGCAATGGCGAAATATGGCTCGAAGACCGCCGCATGCTGCTCCTCCACAACGCGTCGCTGGGCGCCCTGCGGCGGGAACTGATCGAAACCCTGGGCATCGAGAAGGCACGCGGCATCATCACCCGCATCGGCTACCACTCGGGCAGCCGGGATGCCGAGATGGTCCGGCGCATCCGGGCCGACTGCAACGACTTCGACGCCTTCGGCGTCGGGCCGCAATTGCACGCCCTCGAAGGTTTCGTCTCGATTGAAACCCTGGTTTCGGAAGTCAATGTCGAAACCGGCCATTTCTACGGCGAATACCTGTGGCACAACTCGGCCGAGGCCGAGCGCCATATCGCCACCATGGGCATCGGCAATTCACCGGTCTGCTGGATGCAACAGGGCTATGCCAATGGTTACCTGAGCAGCTTTCTCGGCCGCCAGATGCTGATCCGCGAAGTCGAATGCAAGGGCATGGGGCATGCCGCCTGCAAGATCATCGGCAAGGCCATCGACCAGTGGGACGATCCGGAAGCCGACACGCGCTACCTGCAGGCCCAGGACTTCGTCCAAGCCCCGAGCGCCAAGCCCTTCTCCTTCAGTCGCAGCGACGACAGCGCCAGCGACACCAGCGGCCAGATCAATCTGGTCGGCATTTCCGCCGGCTTCAACGCCGTCTGTCACATGATCAAGCGCGTCGCACCAACCCGGGCCACCGTGCTCTTCCTGGGCGAAAGCGGGGTCGGCAAGGAACAGTTCGCGCGCACCCTGCACAACATCAGCGAGCGCTCGACCCAGCCCTTCGTGGCGATCAACTGCGCCGCCATTCCGGAACAGCTGATCGAATCCGAACTGTTCGGCGTCGAAAAAGGCGGTTTCAGCGGCGCCAGCCAGTCCCGCCCGGGGCGCTTCGAGCGTGCCGACGGCGGCACCCTCTTTCTCGACGAAATCGGCACCCTCAGCCTGGTTGCCCAGGGCAAGCTGCTGCGGGCCTTGCAGGAAGGCGAAATCGAGCGGATCGGCGACACCCGCGTGCGCAAGGTCGATGTCCGCGTGATCGCCGCCACCAACGAGGACCTGCGCCAGCTCGTCGAAGCCGGCAAGTTCCGTGACGACCTCTTTTACCGCCTCAACGTCTTCCCGGTGCGCATCCCGCCCCTGCGCGAACGCCGGGAAGACATCCTGCTGCTCGTCGAGCATTTCCTGAATCGCTACACGGCCATGCACAAGCGCACGGTCAGCGGATTCACCGAGGCGGCGCTCGAAGCGCTGATGTCCTACGCCTGGCCGGGCAATATCCGCGAGCTGGAAAACCTCATCGAACGCGGCGTCATCCTGGCCCCGGACGACGGCGGCATCGACGTCGGGCATCTCTTCAACAGCGGCGAAAATCTGCGCGGCGAACCGGCCCGGCCGGCAGCGGACGACGCCAGCCGCGATGCCGGCCAGCCGCCGGGCGACGAACAATTGCCGGACTTCCTGCGCGATGCGCTGGCGGCGGGCAGCATCTCGCTCGACGGTCTGGAGGAGATGGCGGTCAATCAGGCCCTGCAACTCGCTGCCGGCAATGTTTCCGGTGCCGCGAAGATCCTCGGCACGACGCGTTCCCGCGTCGCCTACCGGCTGTCCGGCAAGAAAGTGCCGCACCCGGCGGAAGAGTAGAACCGCCCTGCCCTTGCCCTAGGCCTTCGGGTACAGGCGCTCGTCGAAATCACCCATGCTCGGAAAGCGCAGGGGCTCCAGGGTATCGAGAGTCAGCAGGCGCTGCTGGTAGTCGACCAGGATCTGCTGCCGCCCTTCGTGCGAAAGGTAAGGCACGTGATAGGCCGCAAAGGGCGGCAGCACGCTGAAGCCGGCATAGCCGAGCGCGCCGCGCAGCAGAGGGCGCAACATGAGATCGATTTCGCCGTGGATGCCCTCTATCCCGAACATGTGCGGCTGCCCGCCCAGCGTGAAGGCGAGCATCGCCCGCTTGCCGGTCATCCCGCCCTGGTCGTAGAAGCGCTTGCCGCCATAGAAGCGGCCGGAAACGAAGACGCGGTCGATCCAGCCCTTCATGATGGCGGGCACCGAAAACCAGAAGATAGGGAAGTTCAGGATCAGCAGGTCGCACCAATCGACTTTCTCGACTTCGGCCAGGACATCCGGCGCCAGCGAGCCGTTTTCGAAGCCGTGGCGCTGTTCGAGGGCATAGGTACAGTAATCGGAATTCTTGCGCTCACCGAAATCAGCGACCGAGGCCACCGGGTTCCAGTGCATCGCATAGAGGTCCGACACCCTGACCTCATGCCCGGCGGCGACCAGGGTTTCGACGGCGAGATCCTTGAGGGCCGTCGTGAAGGATTGCGGCTCATAATGAGCATGGACGATCAGGATTTTCATGGGTATTCCAGAAAGGCCGGGGAGGTCCCTCCCCGGCTCGCGGATCAGGCTGCGACTTCCTTGAGCAGGCCGCGTTCCTTGGCCATGGTCATGGCCGTGTCGACGATCATGTCTTCCTGTCCGCCGATCATCTTCTTGCGGCCGAGTTCGACCAGGATGTCGCGCGCCGGGATGCCGAAGCGCTCACCAGCCCGCTTGGCATGCAGCAGGAAGGTCGAATAGACGCCGGCGAAACCCAGGGTCAGCGAGGCGCGGTCGACGCGGACCATGTGCTCCATGAGCGGCACGATCAGCTCTTCGGCCATGTCCATCAGCTTGAACAGGTCGCAGCCGGTGACGATGCCCATGCGCTCGCAGACGGCGACGAAGACTTCGGTCGGCGTGTTGCCGGCGCCGGCGCCGAGACCGGCCACCGAGGCATCGATGCGGCTGGCGCCGGCTTCGATGGCGGCGATCGAGTTGGCGATGCCCATGCCCATGTTGTGATGGCCGTGGAAGCCGATTTCGGTTTCCGGCTTGAGTACGGCGCGCAACGCAGAAACCCGCGCCTTGACGTCGCCCGGCAGCATGTAGCCGGCGGAATCGGTGATGTACACGGTCTGCGCCCCGTAGGATTCCATGAGCTTGCCCTGCCCGGCCAGGCCTTCCGGCGTATTGAGGTGGGCCATCATCAGGAAGCCGCTGGTGTCCATGCCCAGCTTGCGGGCGAAGGCGATGTGCTGCGGCGAGGTGTCGGCCTCCGTGCTGTGGGTGGCGACGTGCACGCTGCGCGCGCCGCAATCGTAGGCCGACTGCAGCTCCTTCATCGTGCCCAGGCCGGGAATGAGCAGGATCGAGACCTTGGCCTGCTTCATCTTCGGCGCGACGGCGCCGATGTATTCCTCGTTGCTGTGCGGCGCGAAGCCGTGCTGCAAGGAGTTGCCGCCAAGGCCGGCACCGTGCGTGACCTGGATCAGCGGCACGCCGGCCGCGTCGAGCGCGGTGGCGATGCTGACCATCTGTTCGATCGACATCTGTTCGCGCTTGGCGTGCATGCCGTCACGCAACGACATGTCATGGATGACGACCTTGCGGCCCTTGAGATTGGTTTCGGCGCTCATCACGCGACCTCCAGAGACTTGAGCTGGATTTTTCCAGCCAGGATTTCTTCGGCGAACATCTCGGCGGTGCGCGTCGCGGCCGCCGTCATGATGTCCAGGTTGCCGGCGTATTTCGGCAGGTAGTCGCCAAGGCCGGCCACTTCCATGAAGACGGTGACCCGCTTGCCGTCGAATAGCGGACCGTTGACCAGGCGGTAGCCCGGCACGTATTTCTGCACTTCCTTGATCATCGCCAGCACCGAGGCCGTGATCCGGTCCTGGTCCGGCTCCTCGTCGGTCAGGCAGGAAATGGTGTTGCGCATCATCATCGGCGGATCGGCCGGGTTGATGATGGCCAGCGCCTTGCCCTTGCGCGCGCCGCCAACCTTCTCGATGGCGCT
This genomic window contains:
- a CDS encoding Hsp70 family protein; amino-acid sequence: MSHSSPARACGIDFGTSNSTVGWLRPGLPTLLALEDGKPTLPSVVFFNAEENSVSFGRAGLREYLDGYEGRLMRSLKSLLGSSLIDGRTEVQGSVIGFRDLLTRFIASLKARAEARGERAFEQAVFGRPVFFVDDDSAADRVAEDTLAGIARAIGFREVSFQYEPIAAAFHYETTLAREEVVLVADIGGGTSDFSIVRLAPERLKAAERWSDVLANGGIHIGGTDFDKHLSLAAVMPLLGHRSRLKSGREMPASVYFNLATWHTINFAYARPVWADQQRLVLDAMEPERLNRLLALIRERAGHWLAHQVEQAKIDLSDGDTAVLSLERFAPDEQKLLTRAEFDLATEMLVDQVETAVARLLPTAGLAATGIDTIFFTGGSSGIPLLRRRIAALLPQARVVEGDLFGSIGAGLAVDAARRYGTVDDPRR
- a CDS encoding FKBP-type peptidyl-prolyl cis-trans isomerase; this translates as MRVLPLTILAAILSISATAQAAPNVETLPSGVRVEHVTPGTGASPSATSNVTVHYRGTLLNGTEFDSSFKRNQPATFGLNQVIPCWTQGVQKMKVGGTAKLTCPSETAYGSRDLGKIPPNSVLNFEIQLLDSK
- a CDS encoding HpcH/HpaI aldolase/citrate lyase family protein; translation: MDIPFNRFKADLLNDQMLLGLWLGLGETFSAEICAGAGFDWLLIDGEHGPNDLRSILAQLQAIEPYPSQAIVRPPQGDHVLIKQLLETGIQTLLIPMVETAEQAVGLVQAMRYPPAGIRGVGAALARASRWGRIQDYSAQANDQMCLLLQVETKQGYDNLETILAVDGVDGIFFGAADLAASYGLLGQSNHPSIVEAIEAGLRKVRAAGKSGGVLCGDKAIVHRYFAAGARFIAVGVDALLLAAATSELRREYKPGAEEKSVTGY
- a CDS encoding sigma-54-dependent Fis family transcriptional regulator, yielding MDKALKTTPDGSIRLVAPNVQTQHRFPDLADLADRLRFVPGNGEIWLEDRRMLLLHNASLGALRRELIETLGIEKARGIITRIGYHSGSRDAEMVRRIRADCNDFDAFGVGPQLHALEGFVSIETLVSEVNVETGHFYGEYLWHNSAEAERHIATMGIGNSPVCWMQQGYANGYLSSFLGRQMLIREVECKGMGHAACKIIGKAIDQWDDPEADTRYLQAQDFVQAPSAKPFSFSRSDDSASDTSGQINLVGISAGFNAVCHMIKRVAPTRATVLFLGESGVGKEQFARTLHNISERSTQPFVAINCAAIPEQLIESELFGVEKGGFSGASQSRPGRFERADGGTLFLDEIGTLSLVAQGKLLRALQEGEIERIGDTRVRKVDVRVIAATNEDLRQLVEAGKFRDDLFYRLNVFPVRIPPLRERREDILLLVEHFLNRYTAMHKRTVSGFTEAALEALMSYAWPGNIRELENLIERGVILAPDDGGIDVGHLFNSGENLRGEPARPAADDASRDAGQPPGDEQLPDFLRDALAAGSISLDGLEEMAVNQALQLAAGNVSGAAKILGTTRSRVAYRLSGKKVPHPAEE
- a CDS encoding NAD(P)H-dependent oxidoreductase, producing MKILIVHAHYEPQSFTTALKDLAVETLVAAGHEVRVSDLYAMHWNPVASVADFGERKNSDYCTYALEQRHGFENGSLAPDVLAEVEKVDWCDLLILNFPIFWFSVPAIMKGWIDRVFVSGRFYGGKRFYDQGGMTGKRAMLAFTLGGQPHMFGIEGIHGEIDLMLRPLLRGALGYAGFSVLPPFAAYHVPYLSHEGRQQILVDYQQRLLTLDTLEPLRFPSMGDFDERLYPKA
- the dmpG gene encoding 4-hydroxy-2-oxovalerate aldolase — translated: MSAETNLKGRKVVIHDMSLRDGMHAKREQMSIEQMVSIATALDAAGVPLIQVTHGAGLGGNSLQHGFAPHSNEEYIGAVAPKMKQAKVSILLIPGLGTMKELQSAYDCGARSVHVATHSTEADTSPQHIAFARKLGMDTSGFLMMAHLNTPEGLAGQGKLMESYGAQTVYITDSAGYMLPGDVKARVSALRAVLKPETEIGFHGHHNMGMGIANSIAAIEAGASRIDASVAGLGAGAGNTPTEVFVAVCERMGIVTGCDLFKLMDMAEELIVPLMEHMVRVDRASLTLGFAGVYSTFLLHAKRAGERFGIPARDILVELGRKKMIGGQEDMIVDTAMTMAKERGLLKEVAA